The following proteins are encoded in a genomic region of Tenacibaculum sp. 190524A05c:
- the sufC gene encoding Fe-S cluster assembly ATPase SufC has product MLKIQNLHAEVEEKSILKGLNLEVKAGEVHAIMGPNGAGKSTMASVIAGKEEYEVTSGSIELDGEDISELAPEERAHAGVFLSFQYPVEIPGVTVTNFIKTAINESRKAQGLEEMPAKEMLQKIREKSELLEIDRKFLSRSLNEGFSGGEKKRNEIFQLAMLEPKLAILDETDSGLDIDALRIVANGVNKLKSEDNAVIVITHYQRLLDYIVPDYVHVLHDGKIVKTGDASLALELEAKGYDWIKEEVNS; this is encoded by the coding sequence ATGTTAAAGATTCAAAACTTACACGCAGAAGTAGAAGAAAAATCAATCTTAAAAGGATTGAATTTAGAAGTTAAAGCAGGAGAAGTTCACGCAATTATGGGACCTAATGGAGCTGGAAAAAGTACAATGGCTTCTGTAATCGCTGGTAAAGAAGAATATGAAGTTACTTCAGGTTCTATTGAATTGGACGGAGAAGATATTAGCGAATTAGCTCCAGAAGAAAGAGCTCATGCTGGTGTATTCTTATCATTCCAATATCCGGTTGAAATTCCTGGTGTTACAGTGACTAATTTTATTAAAACTGCCATCAACGAGTCTCGTAAAGCACAAGGTTTAGAGGAAATGCCTGCTAAAGAAATGCTTCAAAAGATTCGTGAGAAATCAGAATTATTAGAAATCGATCGTAAGTTCTTATCACGTTCTTTAAACGAAGGATTCTCTGGAGGTGAAAAGAAACGTAATGAGATTTTCCAATTAGCAATGTTAGAACCTAAATTAGCCATCTTAGACGAAACAGATTCTGGTTTAGATATCGATGCACTTCGTATTGTTGCTAACGGAGTTAACAAACTTAAATCTGAAGATAACGCTGTTATTGTTATTACACACTACCAACGTTTATTAGATTATATCGTTCCAGATTATGTACATGTTTTACACGATGGGAAAATCGTAAAAACTGGAGACGCATCTTTAGCTCTTGAATTAGAAGCTAAAGGTTATGATTGGATTAAGGAAGAAGTGAATTCATAA
- the sufD gene encoding Fe-S cluster assembly protein SufD has product MELKDKLISSYVAFENGMDINSDVHEIRSKALQNFEKLGFPSKKLEAWKYTSLNSVLKEDYSIFPKAETAVELADVKKYFIHDIDTYKIVFIDGKYSSFLSDTTHDNMDICLLSSALAKPKYKAVIENYFNKAAKQDNLTSLNTAFANEGAYIYIPKNVEVEKPIQIINFTTGTENATMIQPRNLIVAERNAHVQIIERHQSLTDNAILTNAVTEIFVDTHASVDYYKIQNDNTNASLVDNTYIEQQKESVCSVHTFSFGGNITRNNLNFFQKGERIDSILKGVTIIEGKQHVDHHTLVHHIEPNCESHQDYKGIYGDRSTGVFNGKVIVEKEAQKTNAYQQNNNVLISDKATINAKPQLEIFADDVKCSHGCTIGQLDQQALFYMQQRGIPKKEANALLMYAFANTVLESVKIPEVKQRITKLIANKLGVSIGFDL; this is encoded by the coding sequence ATGGAATTAAAAGATAAATTAATATCATCATACGTAGCTTTCGAAAACGGAATGGACATTAATAGCGATGTACATGAAATTCGTTCGAAAGCCTTACAAAATTTCGAAAAATTAGGTTTTCCTTCTAAGAAATTAGAAGCTTGGAAATACACTTCTTTAAATTCAGTTTTAAAAGAAGACTATAGCATATTTCCTAAAGCAGAAACTGCAGTTGAATTAGCTGATGTAAAAAAATATTTTATCCATGATATTGATACGTATAAAATCGTATTTATTGATGGGAAATACAGCTCGTTCTTATCTGATACAACTCACGATAATATGGATATTTGCCTATTATCATCTGCATTAGCCAAGCCTAAATACAAAGCGGTAATTGAAAATTATTTCAACAAAGCTGCTAAACAAGATAATTTAACGTCTTTAAATACTGCTTTTGCGAATGAAGGAGCATACATTTATATTCCTAAAAATGTAGAAGTAGAAAAGCCTATTCAAATTATCAATTTTACTACAGGTACTGAAAATGCTACAATGATTCAACCACGTAATTTAATTGTGGCTGAGCGTAACGCGCATGTTCAAATTATTGAACGTCATCAAAGTTTAACAGATAATGCTATTTTAACGAATGCTGTTACTGAAATCTTTGTTGATACTCATGCTTCTGTAGACTACTACAAGATTCAGAATGACAACACAAATGCTTCTTTAGTTGACAATACTTACATTGAGCAACAAAAAGAAAGTGTTTGTTCTGTACATACATTCTCATTTGGAGGTAACATCACAAGAAACAACTTGAATTTCTTCCAAAAAGGAGAGCGCATTGACTCAATTCTTAAAGGTGTTACTATTATTGAAGGTAAACAACATGTTGATCATCATACCTTAGTTCACCATATTGAACCTAATTGTGAAAGTCATCAAGATTATAAAGGTATTTATGGTGATCGTTCTACTGGTGTTTTCAACGGTAAAGTAATTGTTGAGAAAGAAGCACAAAAGACAAATGCATACCAACAGAACAATAATGTTTTAATTAGTGATAAAGCAACGATTAATGCTAAACCTCAATTAGAGATTTTTGCTGATGACGTTAAATGTTCTCACGGTTGTACAATTGGTCAGTTAGATCAACAAGCATTATTCTACATGCAACAAAGAGGTATTCCTAAAAAAGAAGCAAATGCTTTATTAATGTATGCTTTTGCGAATACTGTACTAGAGAGTGTAAAGATTCCTGAAGTAAAACAGAGAATTACCAAGTTAATTGCTAATAAATTAGGAGTTAGTATTGGTTTCGATTTATAA
- a CDS encoding helix-turn-helix transcriptional regulator, with protein sequence MNTLKVLIILILFVGAFQGIVFGIVLFRTKQNLLSNKILATILFLLSYRLLMQIMRLFGLGYYDTWYYFMLDLSWVTGPLLYFYVKSQIDTKYKLTPKEYYHFIPLLVQISISIFVRLQNLYWDGTRDSLSWLGYWGYVIWMNYPTIYVVASMLIILYSHLALKLLNNNANIQQQTLRWIKQIIFSFQIYFSLVLLILIIDVLIYNVVLEKNYFYFIRFFYYPFFIGISVLIYWLGMEGFSRRNDKNSIPKSQISEEDRVKLELVAKELLVAVKEKKLYKIQKLNLNMLANELDTKPYIITQCLKEIIGKNFNDFINEYRVNEIQYLLKQPENSKFTLLSLAMEAGFNSKSSFNRAVQKHLGVSPSELKQNL encoded by the coding sequence ATGAATACACTTAAAGTTCTTATTATACTAATTTTATTTGTTGGAGCATTTCAAGGAATTGTTTTTGGAATAGTACTGTTTAGGACAAAACAGAACCTTCTTTCAAATAAGATTCTTGCAACAATTTTATTCCTACTTTCCTATAGATTATTGATGCAAATAATGCGACTTTTTGGTTTAGGATATTATGATACATGGTATTATTTTATGTTAGACTTAAGTTGGGTAACGGGTCCACTATTATATTTTTATGTAAAATCTCAAATCGATACTAAGTATAAATTAACTCCTAAAGAATACTATCACTTTATTCCTTTATTAGTACAAATCTCTATCAGTATTTTTGTTAGACTTCAAAATTTATATTGGGATGGTACCCGCGATAGTCTATCTTGGTTAGGATATTGGGGATACGTAATTTGGATGAACTATCCTACAATTTATGTAGTTGCTAGCATGCTCATTATTCTATATTCACATTTAGCTCTAAAATTGTTAAATAATAACGCTAATATTCAACAACAAACTTTGCGTTGGATAAAACAAATTATATTTTCATTTCAAATATACTTTTCTCTAGTCTTATTAATACTGATTATAGATGTTTTAATTTATAATGTGGTGCTAGAGAAGAATTACTTCTATTTTATTCGATTTTTCTATTATCCGTTTTTTATTGGAATTTCAGTATTAATCTATTGGTTAGGTATGGAAGGATTTTCAAGAAGAAATGATAAAAATAGTATTCCTAAAAGCCAAATATCCGAAGAAGATAGAGTCAAATTGGAACTAGTTGCAAAGGAATTATTAGTTGCAGTAAAGGAAAAAAAATTATATAAAATTCAAAAGTTGAATTTAAACATGTTAGCGAATGAATTGGATACTAAGCCCTATATAATTACACAATGTTTAAAAGAAATCATAGGAAAGAATTTCAATGATTTTATAAATGAATATAGAGTTAATGAGATTCAATATCTACTAAAACAGCCAGAGAATAGCAAGTTCACGTTATTAAGTTTAGCCATGGAAGCAGGCTTTAACTCTAAATCTTCGTTCAATAGAGCTGTACAGAAGCATTTAGGTGTTTCACCAAGTGAATTGAAGCAGAATTTATAA
- a CDS encoding trypsin-like peptidase domain-containing protein has translation MKNQFFKVAALAIVFLCSINLTAQKKFKIGDEFDTKINVTKTYQKFTKSSSQPGTQAQLVYQNEFYSKNSTYVKLYFQNFDLAPGDFVEIIGSNTKEKVIYGGQGKIVDDKMTMISDFWSQVIFDDKVEVKLYSMGNPSYHNGFDISKVAYGFTKEKIVKQFNANDPQQRSICSSDNKERIECYNGTDMYEKAKAVCRLIIGGSSSCTGWLLGSEGHLMTNNHCIGSASAAQNTDFIFNYQYAGCTGSASATSQTVAQSATFIKTSSSLDYTLVKLPTNPTSTYGYLSLSSAVTAPGDRIYIPQHPGGRRKEISVKTDVDATAGGFSRVFQSSSGSGQQVRYYADTEGGSSGSPVLDYNSNLVIAIHNTGGCPNGSYGRSDNLISSIGNDMPANGVDGNGGGNPDPDPDPSCTSTVSSFPYGESFESNAGWTQVTGDDGNWVRDASGTPSSGTGPSSGANGSFYMFLEASTNGSTGQIGPNATAILQSPCFDLTGLSSATFTFSNHMYGTAVGSLRLEASTNGTTWTSLWSDSGNKGNQWNAETVNLSAYLGQSQLRLRFVGTTGTSWSSDIAIDNLALTSGGGGGTPSCPTLDFNDFNITSFSNQDSAGNFSVGNGGSSLTLTNNTWKYIPMNYTVTANTVIEFQFSSTSQGEIHGVGFENDNSLTSSRYFKVHGTQNYGVTNYDNYTSGTVTYTIPVGSSYTGSMDRLVFINDNDAGSGNNSTFSNVRIYEGSCESANVVVTEVFETRVDILGDEDEDALTSIQVAPNPIRKGSLLRLVGPSANLKGASYSVVNMLGQVVKKGNVNDSRTLSIDQFNSGVYILKLENKFTNTSMRFIIE, from the coding sequence ATGAAAAATCAATTTTTCAAGGTGGCAGCCCTTGCCATCGTGTTTTTGTGTTCTATAAACTTAACGGCACAAAAGAAATTTAAGATCGGAGATGAGTTTGATACCAAAATTAATGTTACTAAAACGTATCAAAAGTTTACAAAATCTTCAAGTCAACCAGGAACCCAAGCACAGTTAGTGTATCAGAATGAGTTTTATTCAAAAAACTCTACGTATGTAAAATTATATTTCCAGAACTTCGATTTAGCACCAGGTGATTTTGTTGAAATCATTGGGTCAAATACCAAAGAAAAAGTAATATACGGAGGTCAGGGAAAAATTGTTGATGATAAAATGACAATGATTAGCGATTTCTGGTCGCAGGTAATTTTCGATGATAAAGTAGAGGTAAAGCTTTATTCTATGGGAAATCCAAGTTATCATAATGGTTTTGATATTAGCAAAGTAGCTTATGGATTTACTAAGGAAAAAATTGTAAAGCAATTTAATGCAAATGATCCTCAACAAAGATCTATTTGTTCTAGTGATAACAAAGAAAGAATCGAATGTTATAACGGAACAGACATGTATGAAAAGGCTAAGGCTGTTTGTAGATTAATTATTGGTGGTAGTTCAAGTTGTACAGGATGGTTATTAGGAAGTGAAGGACACTTAATGACAAATAATCACTGTATTGGATCTGCATCTGCTGCTCAAAACACAGATTTTATCTTTAACTATCAGTATGCTGGTTGTACAGGTTCTGCTTCTGCAACTTCACAAACTGTAGCACAATCTGCAACATTTATTAAAACTAGCTCTAGTTTAGATTATACTTTAGTAAAGTTACCAACGAATCCAACTAGTACTTATGGGTATTTAAGTTTAAGTTCTGCGGTTACTGCTCCAGGAGATAGAATTTATATTCCACAGCATCCAGGAGGTAGAAGAAAAGAAATTTCTGTAAAGACTGATGTTGACGCAACTGCAGGAGGATTCTCTAGAGTTTTCCAAAGTTCTTCAGGTTCTGGTCAACAAGTAAGATATTATGCAGATACTGAAGGAGGAAGTTCAGGTTCTCCAGTATTAGATTATAACTCAAACTTAGTAATTGCTATTCACAATACAGGTGGTTGTCCAAATGGATCATACGGTAGAAGTGATAATTTAATTAGCTCTATTGGTAACGATATGCCAGCAAATGGTGTTGATGGAAACGGTGGTGGAAATCCAGACCCAGATCCAGATCCAAGTTGTACTTCAACTGTTAGTTCTTTCCCATATGGAGAAAGTTTTGAATCTAATGCAGGTTGGACTCAGGTAACAGGTGACGATGGAAACTGGGTAAGAGATGCTTCAGGTACTCCATCTTCAGGAACTGGACCAAGTTCAGGTGCAAATGGATCTTTCTATATGTTCTTAGAAGCTTCTACTAACGGAAGTACAGGTCAAATTGGACCAAATGCGACGGCAATTTTACAAAGTCCATGTTTTGATTTAACAGGATTATCTTCTGCAACTTTTACGTTTAGTAATCATATGTACGGAACAGCTGTTGGATCTTTAAGATTAGAAGCATCTACTAACGGAACTACTTGGACTAGCTTATGGAGTGATTCAGGTAATAAAGGAAATCAATGGAATGCTGAAACTGTTAACTTAAGTGCTTATTTAGGACAAAGTCAATTAAGGTTACGTTTTGTTGGTACAACAGGTACTAGCTGGTCAAGTGATATTGCAATTGATAATTTAGCATTAACTTCTGGTGGAGGAGGAGGAACTCCTTCTTGTCCAACTCTTGATTTTAACGACTTTAACATTACGTCTTTCTCAAATCAAGATTCAGCTGGTAATTTCTCTGTTGGAAATGGAGGATCTTCATTAACGTTAACAAATAATACTTGGAAATATATTCCAATGAATTACACTGTGACTGCAAATACGGTTATCGAATTCCAATTTAGTAGTACTTCACAAGGTGAAATTCACGGAGTTGGATTTGAAAATGATAATAGTTTAACTTCTTCAAGATATTTTAAAGTACATGGTACTCAGAATTATGGAGTTACAAATTATGATAATTATACTAGTGGAACAGTAACATATACAATTCCTGTAGGAAGTTCTTATACGGGAAGTATGGATAGATTAGTATTCATTAACGATAATGATGCTGGTTCTGGAAATAACTCTACGTTCTCTAACGTAAGAATCTATGAAGGTTCTTGTGAGAGTGCAAATGTTGTAGTAACAGAAGTATTTGAAACTAGAGTTGATATTTTAGGTGACGAGGATGAGGATGCTTTAACTAGTATTCAAGTTGCTCCAAACCCAATTAGAAAGGGAAGCTTACTTAGATTAGTTGGACCTTCAGCTAATTTAAAAGGTGCTAGTTATTCTGTTGTTAATATGTTAGGTCAGGTTGTGAAAAAAGGAAATGTAAATGATTCTAGAACTCTTAGTATAGATCAGTTTAATTCTGGTGTTTACATTTTAAAACTAGAAAATAAATTCACAAATACTAGTATGCGATTTATTATTGAATAA
- a CDS encoding NPP1 family protein, whose product MKFLSSPQILLVSTFLLFISCTSNEELLDQENLNQNVKSVLSIREQVAQFYAPTFYQDVDITDIFFCSNSSKTGAADWIAPVNYDGDWIAHNNWENMLSKGRDRGTLKGTVYFNFSSTNTHWFVLYSVYHPRDWADSPWCALDSHENDLEAILICAERLANNGFGKVIYAGTVYHNERKTYRASDLLFEGNRVKTFIQAKGHGIRKYNSSSDEDGTHIVYRFNANAYEVQQPSSKKQDLPQNMFYSLKDTKEELWSRRNLTTLFIGNSFNGDTYRNNAAHAPWGWGDIGTNPAKFVKDKFNLSSFNTNYDQKDF is encoded by the coding sequence ATGAAATTTCTAAGTTCCCCTCAAATTTTACTAGTATCCACATTTCTATTGTTCATTTCTTGTACATCAAATGAAGAACTACTAGACCAGGAAAACCTTAATCAAAATGTTAAATCCGTATTATCCATAAGAGAACAGGTTGCACAATTTTATGCACCAACATTTTATCAGGATGTAGATATTACGGACATATTCTTTTGCTCAAATTCATCAAAAACTGGAGCTGCTGATTGGATTGCTCCGGTAAATTATGATGGTGATTGGATCGCTCATAATAATTGGGAAAACATGTTGTCAAAAGGGAGAGACAGAGGAACTCTAAAAGGCACTGTTTATTTTAACTTTTCTAGTACAAATACGCATTGGTTCGTATTGTATTCGGTTTATCATCCAAGAGATTGGGCTGATTCTCCATGGTGTGCCTTAGACTCTCATGAAAATGATCTTGAGGCAATTTTAATTTGTGCAGAAAGATTAGCTAATAACGGTTTTGGAAAAGTAATTTATGCCGGAACGGTATATCACAATGAAAGAAAAACATATCGAGCATCTGACCTATTATTTGAAGGAAATCGAGTAAAAACTTTTATTCAAGCTAAAGGTCATGGAATTCGAAAGTACAACAGTTCGAGTGATGAAGACGGAACTCATATTGTATATCGATTTAATGCTAATGCTTATGAGGTTCAACAACCTTCTTCCAAAAAGCAAGATCTTCCGCAAAACATGTTCTATTCCTTAAAAGATACCAAAGAGGAGTTATGGTCTAGACGAAATCTTACAACGCTATTTATTGGAAATAGTTTTAATGGTGATACTTATAGGAACAATGCCGCACATGCTCCTTGGGGTTGGGGCGATATTGGAACTAATCCTGCTAAATTCGTAAAAGATAAATTCAATTTAAGCTCATTTAACACCAACTACGATCAAAAAGACTTTTAG
- a CDS encoding DUF547 domain-containing protein has protein sequence MKKLLIILLAVFATANIQAQTNEVFDALLKTYVTPDGKLDYKGLRKNKAVLDIYLNQLEETIPSKKWSSKRAKAFWMNAYNAYSIKLIIDSYPLKKLTDIKIKGKNAWKIPFAKVGKKTYSLDYIEHKILRRWHDDPRIHVGINAGSISGPRFPNYAFTAKNIENKLESLMKEFINDSSKNKISLTKVEVSKIFEWYQEDFTSVNSLVDYINKYSNTKVNDDATVSYLTYDWTLNEK, from the coding sequence ATGAAAAAACTATTAATCATTTTATTAGCGGTATTTGCCACAGCAAATATTCAAGCACAAACAAACGAAGTATTCGACGCTTTATTAAAAACTTATGTAACTCCTGATGGAAAGTTAGATTACAAAGGTTTAAGAAAAAACAAAGCTGTTTTAGATATATATTTAAATCAATTAGAAGAAACCATTCCAAGTAAAAAATGGTCTTCAAAGAGAGCTAAGGCTTTTTGGATGAATGCATATAATGCTTATTCTATTAAGTTAATTATTGATAGCTACCCATTAAAAAAACTTACTGATATCAAAATCAAAGGAAAAAATGCATGGAAAATTCCTTTTGCAAAAGTTGGTAAGAAAACATATTCACTAGATTATATTGAGCACAAGATCTTAAGAAGATGGCACGATGATCCTAGAATCCATGTGGGAATTAACGCTGGATCTATTTCTGGACCTAGATTTCCTAACTACGCTTTTACAGCAAAAAACATTGAAAACAAATTAGAGAGTTTAATGAAAGAATTCATTAACGATTCTAGCAAAAATAAAATCTCGTTAACTAAAGTTGAAGTTTCAAAAATTTTCGAGTGGTATCAAGAAGATTTTACTTCGGTTAATTCATTAGTAGACTACATTAACAAATATTCAAATACAAAAGTTAATGATGACGCTACTGTTTCATACTTAACATATGACTGGACGTTAAACGAAAAATAA
- a CDS encoding starch-binding protein, producing MKTYFSRLSFVVLIITMLTYDNVFSQNDFREETIYFLLTSRFNDGDPNNNAPTEWSSYNPDPDINPSITDPNDVTWRGDFKGLIQKLDYIKDMGFTAIWITPIVHNRSPLDYHGYHAWDFTRVDPRLESPGATFQDLINEVHAKGMKIVLDVVTNHAGRFGIKDVAEIKYNTDPTKPWAAVDNPNWEYDGITPNPDDGLIWSRANLAKMPAPYNQNLAAYNFPGKESYVDTSDPDWYHHSGNGFAQGFDDIENLHNRALAGDTPDLNTSSPKVREYLVNAYRKYIEMGVDAFRWDTLKHMSKEDVLYFFDAFKAINPNLFIFGEVAQKRHELHPVEEINPHYYTWRGAVNNSAPLDLAVIDFYGEATFHGTFEEGQSFPTVKAAARYDHLYSDPSTLVTWLDNHDFGPNNDWNRRYGGSDENLAACMNFMFTWRGIPTVYYGTEMRFKAGEFADIHNAAGIQESIDNTGRAYYGDVMDQAPSHKIYQQIKKLNAMRRAIPALQKGSWEWKEAPGNAVSYKRVHGNSEVVVGLAKDGGASFSITGVTDGVYRDAVTGRETFASGGRINFSVTSGSAGVYVLNGPGLIGPCGGGYFESCVNGPSKPIVTINSNTIQSENPIQVSMEAYGGSGSLEIFYTTDNSNPNQSSNRYTSSFTINSSSTVKAIAFDSNGIASDIVTQNFTIGPIQGLHVYFKKPDSWSQVNVHYWNESPDVLPASNWPGPEMNQIGNTDWYEYIFNGVTSTNLLFNDNGNAKTDDLVRAQDGWFQDDQWFDTDPRDNTTPDDPDPDPVDGITIYYKGNISNPNIYYWNTSPGTATTSWPGENMTDIGNGWFSYTFSNVNCTNLIFSRNGNNQTDDLQRCGDGWYFNGTWHDSNPEEQPTGNDLNIYFKSDSYSNPEIYFWNVTPSNLTTTWPGETMTLQSNGWYKYTFSNTDCSNIIFSNNGSSQTADLNRCSEGWYYNGTWYDSNPDNLQARTNSISSTSNHPDLISIYPNSINENSKVRIGNSNGKTDLKIEVISVYGTSQTLVDTKINSGMHEFKLNEIQNQLINGIYFVRVTMNGKTTVKKIIKK from the coding sequence ATGAAAACTTACTTTTCAAGATTAAGTTTCGTGGTACTCATTATTACCATGTTAACTTACGACAACGTTTTCTCTCAGAACGATTTTAGAGAAGAAACAATTTATTTTCTACTGACCAGTAGATTTAATGATGGAGACCCAAACAACAATGCTCCCACTGAATGGTCTTCGTACAATCCAGATCCCGACATTAATCCAAGTATTACAGATCCCAATGATGTAACCTGGAGAGGTGATTTTAAAGGTTTAATTCAAAAATTAGATTACATAAAAGATATGGGCTTTACGGCCATTTGGATTACACCTATTGTTCACAACAGAAGTCCATTAGATTATCATGGTTATCATGCTTGGGATTTTACTCGTGTTGATCCTAGATTAGAATCACCTGGTGCAACTTTCCAAGATTTAATCAATGAAGTTCATGCCAAAGGAATGAAAATCGTACTGGATGTAGTAACCAATCATGCCGGGCGATTTGGGATTAAAGATGTTGCAGAAATTAAGTACAACACCGATCCAACTAAACCATGGGCCGCAGTTGATAATCCAAATTGGGAATATGACGGAATTACTCCAAATCCTGATGATGGATTAATTTGGAGTAGAGCAAACTTGGCAAAAATGCCAGCGCCTTATAATCAAAATTTAGCAGCTTACAATTTCCCAGGAAAAGAAAGTTATGTGGATACGAGTGATCCAGATTGGTATCATCATTCAGGTAATGGATTCGCACAAGGTTTTGATGACATTGAAAACCTGCACAATCGAGCTCTTGCTGGTGATACTCCAGATTTAAATACAAGTAGTCCAAAAGTTAGAGAATACTTAGTGAACGCATATCGTAAATATATCGAAATGGGAGTAGATGCTTTTCGCTGGGATACGTTAAAGCATATGAGTAAAGAAGATGTGCTGTATTTCTTTGACGCATTCAAAGCTATCAATCCTAACCTTTTTATATTCGGAGAAGTTGCTCAAAAGCGACATGAACTTCATCCTGTAGAAGAAATTAATCCTCACTATTACACTTGGCGTGGCGCAGTAAATAATTCTGCTCCATTAGATTTAGCTGTAATTGATTTTTACGGTGAAGCAACTTTTCATGGAACTTTTGAAGAAGGACAATCCTTTCCTACGGTAAAAGCAGCCGCACGTTACGATCATTTATATAGTGATCCTTCTACTCTAGTTACTTGGTTAGACAATCATGACTTTGGTCCAAATAACGATTGGAACAGACGTTATGGAGGAAGCGACGAAAACTTAGCTGCGTGTATGAACTTTATGTTTACTTGGCGTGGAATTCCTACAGTTTATTACGGAACTGAAATGCGCTTTAAAGCTGGTGAATTTGCAGATATTCACAATGCTGCTGGAATTCAAGAATCTATTGACAATACTGGTAGAGCTTATTATGGTGATGTGATGGATCAGGCTCCAAGTCACAAAATCTATCAACAAATAAAAAAGTTGAATGCAATGCGACGTGCTATTCCTGCTTTGCAAAAAGGAAGCTGGGAATGGAAAGAAGCTCCAGGAAATGCTGTTTCTTATAAAAGAGTTCATGGAAACAGTGAAGTTGTTGTTGGATTAGCCAAAGATGGCGGTGCATCCTTTTCTATAACTGGAGTTACTGATGGCGTTTACAGAGATGCTGTAACTGGACGAGAAACGTTTGCTTCTGGAGGTAGGATCAATTTTTCAGTTACTTCTGGTTCTGCAGGAGTTTATGTTTTAAACGGACCAGGTTTAATTGGACCATGCGGTGGTGGATATTTTGAGTCCTGTGTTAACGGTCCTAGTAAACCTATTGTAACAATTAATTCGAATACAATTCAATCCGAAAATCCAATACAAGTTTCAATGGAAGCTTATGGTGGTTCTGGAAGCTTAGAAATTTTCTATACTACTGATAATTCTAATCCAAATCAATCTAGCAATCGCTATACAAGTTCTTTTACGATCAATAGTTCTTCTACAGTAAAAGCAATTGCATTTGACAGTAATGGAATAGCATCTGATATCGTAACTCAAAACTTTACAATTGGACCGATTCAAGGATTACATGTATACTTTAAAAAACCCGATTCTTGGTCACAAGTAAATGTGCATTATTGGAATGAATCTCCTGATGTTTTACCTGCCAGCAATTGGCCTGGTCCAGAAATGAACCAAATTGGTAATACAGATTGGTATGAATATATATTTAATGGAGTAACGAGTACTAACTTACTATTTAATGATAATGGTAATGCAAAAACTGATGATTTAGTTAGAGCTCAAGATGGATGGTTTCAAGATGACCAATGGTTCGATACAGATCCAAGAGATAATACAACTCCTGATGATCCAGATCCAGACCCTGTTGATGGTATAACAATTTATTACAAAGGAAACATTTCGAATCCGAACATATATTACTGGAATACTAGTCCTGGAACAGCTACAACATCTTGGCCAGGTGAAAATATGACTGATATTGGTAATGGCTGGTTTTCTTATACTTTTAGTAATGTGAATTGTACCAATTTGATTTTTAGTCGTAACGGAAATAATCAAACTGATGATTTACAACGATGTGGAGATGGTTGGTATTTCAATGGTACTTGGCACGATTCTAATCCTGAAGAACAACCTACTGGAAACGATTTAAACATCTATTTCAAGTCTGATTCTTATAGTAATCCTGAAATATATTTTTGGAATGTTACACCTTCTAACCTAACTACAACTTGGCCTGGTGAAACTATGACGCTACAAAGTAATGGTTGGTATAAATACACTTTTAGTAATACAGATTGTTCAAATATTATATTCAGTAATAATGGAAGTTCTCAAACTGCAGATTTAAACAGATGTTCTGAAGGTTGGTATTATAATGGAACTTGGTATGATTCTAATCCGGATAATTTACAAGCCAGAACTAATTCAATTTCTAGTACTTCGAACCATCCAGATTTAATATCAATTTATCCGAACTCAATTAATGAGAATTCGAAAGTGAGAATTGGTAATTCAAATGGTAAAACAGATTTAAAAATTGAAGTAATTAGTGTTTATGGCACTTCCCAAACTCTAGTTGATACTAAAATCAATTCGGGAATGCATGAATTTAAACTTAATGAAATTCAAAATCAATTAATCAATGGAATCTATTTTGTTCGTGTTACAATGAACGGAAAAACTACAGTTAAAAAAATTATCAAGAAGTAA